The Desulfovibrio fairfieldensis sequence GAAGAGCATGGCCACAAGCCCGGCCTTCATGTCCGCCACTCCCGGTCCGGTGGCTCTGTCCGCCGCCCTGTCCAGGCGAAAGGGGCGGGCCGCGGCCGTGCCCACGGGAAACACCGTGTCCATATGCCCGATAAAGGCAATACCCGGACCGGCCTCGGGCGCATGCGTTCTTGCCGTGAAGACGTCGCCCAGGTCCTTCTGCCAGGCTTCGTCCTCGGGAACGGGCGGCTTGGGCAGGCGGCGAACCTGAAAGCCCGCTTCTCCGAGCCAGGCCGTGAGCCTCTCGCCCATACGGTTGACCCCGTCCGCGTGGGCCGTGGGGGAATCAATGCCCACCAGTTCCTCCAGCAGGGCGAGCATGGACGCTTCCTGGTCCTGAAGGATCGTGTCCAGCGCGGTTTTCCACTGTGCCGGTTCCATGGCTCTGCTCCTTATCCGCGATAATTTGCCAATCGTGGGCTTTGTACGCGGCCGTCGGAACGTATCGTCACGAGATGGATTTAGTTCTCCAAAAGCAGATGAAATCTGACGCTGCCGGAGACAAGAGGCTCTCGTGACGGTACGCGTTAAGGTTTGGGGCTGATGGCCTTGAGATAGACGTCGGTCACGGCGTTCATGCGTTCCAGGCGAGGCCGGTCGGCTTCGCGCACGGACCCGATGCTTTCGTAAAAGGCCGCGATATCGCCCAGCCAGGTTTGGAGTTTGCTTTTGCCTTGGGCGGCGTTGAAAAGAGCAAGCTGCTCGTTGAGCGTGAAGACGGGATGGGCCTTGAGATCCTGCACGGCCTGTTCGGGAGTCAGCTCCAGGCCCGTCCATTCCTTGAAAAAGCGGCTGTAGTCCGCCGCCAGGTTTTCCGGCGGCGTGGCGCGCAGCATGTCCACGGCGCGGAAGTACATTTTGAGGAAGGCTTCGATCCGCTGCGGGTATTTGTCGGCATAGGCGCGGTTGGCGACCAGCAATACGGGTTGGGATACGCCGCAGTGATTGGAAAGCGCCGCGGCTTTGAAGCCTTTTTGTTCCGCTTCATAGGTCAGGGGCGCCCAGAGCGCCACAGCGTCGCCCAGACCGCCGGAAAACGCGCCCAAGGCAGGGGTCGGGTCCATATATCTGACGCGCACGTCTTTTTCGCTCAGACCCAGAGCCTTGAGCCAGGCCGTCATCAGGTAGTGCGCGGAGGTCGCCTTGGGGCAGAGGATCAGCTTTTTGGCCACGCTGGCGCGGTCGCCGTAGATCTCCGGAAAGGCGGGATTGGCGCCCTTGACCTTGAGTATGGGACTGTCGGCCCGCACATACAGGGCATTGGCCAGGGATTCGTCGTTGGCCACGGCGATGATGTCCAGGCGGTCATTGAGCGCGGCCGTGAGGGCGGGCACGGCGCCGCATCCGGCCACGGCCCAGTCATAGGCCAGGATGCCCTCGACAATGGCCTTGCCCGAGCCGAAGCGCAGCATGGAAACATCCAGGCCGACTTCCCTGTCCCAACCGTGCTTCTTGGCGTACCAGACGGCAAAGGCCTCATTTTCCCCCAGCCAGGCCGTTTTCATGGGCACCGGAGCCGCGGCCGCCAGCGCGGCGCGGCTTCCGCAGAAGAGGGTCAGAACCGCCAGACAGAAGATCACCACACCAGTTGTTATTTTCATGCTCTCGTTCCTCCGGAGCGCCGGACGTTTGTCCGGCGCTTCCCCATGCCTGCGATCCGGGCGCGGGAGCGCACCGTCTCAGTTAAACTTGTTTTCCTTCATGATCGTGCCGATGGTTTGCCAGCTCTTGTCCAGCACCTGCTGGAATTCCTTGGCCGAGAGGTAGTCGGTGCTCAGGCCGGCCTTGGCGAACTTGGCCTGCACGCCGGGGTCGGCCAGCGCCTCCTTGATCAGATTCTGCATGGTCTCCACGCGGTCGTCGGGCACGCGCCTGGGGGCCAACAGACCATGGGCCGAGCCCAGCGTCAATTCCTTATTGCCGAGCTGTTCGGCAAAGGTGGGAACGTCGGGGAATTCCGGCAGGCGCTCGGGGCTGGAGACGCCGATCATTCTGAAATCGCCGGAGAGCACATAGGGCTTCTGGTTGATGGTCACGCCGAAGCCGCTGGTGACATGGCGTCCCAGCAGGGCGGTGGAGACGTCGTGGCCGCTTGTATAGGCCACATGAGGCAGGGTCACGTCCGGGAACTGCTTCAGCAGCAGGGTCATGAACAGGCGCTGGGTGGAAAGCGCGCCGTGGCTTGCATAATTGTATTTACCGGGATTGGCCTTGGCCGCTTCAATGAGCCCCTTGAAATCCTTGATCGGCGAATCGGCGTTGACGGCCAGACTCAGCCACATGACGGAGACTTGCGCTACCGTGCGGAAATCCTTGATGTTGTAGCCCGTGGCCTTGACCTGGGGCGTGGTTGAAAATGTCGTCACGGACGGGAAGCCGTAAGTGTAGCCGTCGGGCCGGGCCTTGGCCACTTCCAGCATGGCCGGAGCGCCCGCGCCCCCGGCTTTGCAGAGAATATTCAGCGTGATGTTGTGTTTGGTCTGAAAGTATTCGGCCAGGATGCGGGCGGCAATGTCCACCGCGCCGCCCGGCCCGAAGGGGATGATGATGTTGACGGGTCTGTCGGGATACGCGGCCCGGGCCATGCCCGGCGAAAGCGGCAGCAAGAGGGCGCAGGTCGTCAGCGCGGCGCGGAAAAGGCGCATCAGCGTAATCATAATGGTCTCCTTCGTTGCGGGCTAGTGAGTATCAAAGTTGTACTTTAGAGTATTTTGCTTTTGAAACACTCCGTGTTTCAACGCTTCATTCAGCCGATAAGCGCGGTTATCGGCTGAATCCACGCCGCGTTGCGGCGCACCGCACTGTGTACGACGAGAGCAATTTCATTTCGAAATTGCTCTCGGAGGGGATGCGTCAAAAACGCGCGCCGCCTGCAGGGCGGCCAGGGCCACCAGTTTGGCGCGCGGCAGGAAGGTCGAGGGAGTGATGTACTCGTCGTCGGCATGCAGGCCTGTGCCCTCCGGTCCCAGGCTGCAGACGACCGGCAGGTCCAGAATGCTTGAGCAGTAGCCCGATTCCGCCGCTCCTTTGGAGCGGATGCAGCGTACCGGATACTCCAGAACCTCTCCGGCCTGCCGTACCAGTTGCCACAGGGCCTGGACCTTGGGAGTGGGCGTCAGCGGATATAGCCGCATGCCGCCGCTGGCACTGGAAACAGTGCCGGGAATCCAGGTTTTCGCCACATCGGCCCGGATATCCTCCACAAGTTTGCGACCGGCCTCCAGCGTGCGGAAGGTGCAATGGATGCGCGCCCGGGCATTGGGGGCCACGGAGTTGGCGGAGATGCCGCCGCTGATCAGGCCGGTGTTCACCGTGGTGCCGTCGGCGAGATCCAGATGTTCGTTGAAAGCCAGGATTTTGTGGGCCAGCTCAAGAACGGCGGAAGCGCCTTCCTCGTAATTGCGCCCGGCATGGGCGGACTTGCCCTGAATTTCAAGCAGGAAGTGGCCGGAGCCCTTGCGTTCCACGGAAACCCCGCCGCCGGGATAGCCCGGCTCCGTGCAGAGCACCGCGTGCGCGCCGTTAAGCACTTGGCCGAGCAGAGGCGTGGTGGAGGGCGAACCCAGTTCCTCGTCGGGCGAAAAGGTCAGGGTCATGGGCACGGGCATCAGGTCCAGTTCTTTCAGGGCCCTGGCTACGAACATGTTGATCACAAGCCCGGCCTTCATGTCCAGAATGCCGGGGCCGGTGGCTCTGTCGGCGGCTCGGTCCAGGCGGAAGGGGCGGGCCGCCGCCGTCCCGGCCGGAAAGACCGTGTCCATGTGCCCGATGAAGGCCACGCCCGGTCCGGCTTCCTCGGCATGGCTGCGGGCGCAGAACACGTTGCCCAGAGCGTCCATCCAGGCCTCATCGGGCGGCGAGGGCCTTTTGGGCAGCATGGCCGTCTGAAAGCCCGCTCCGGCCATCCAGGCGGCGAGCGTCTCGCCCAGTTTGTTCACATCGCCGCCGTCGTGGGAAAAAGAATCCATGTTCACGATGCGTTCCAGAAGGGCGAACATCTCGGGTTCCTTGTCATTGAACCAGGCATCCAGCTTTTCTTTCCATTGCGCGAGTTCCATGTGCGGCTCCTTGGCTGTTGGTCAGGATTGGCGTGGGTTCTTCCGGGAAGCGCGGATGTCGTCGTATACGGACTTGACCAGTACGAACAGGCTGAGCCCCAGGACAATGCAGGCCACGGGGCTGGTGTAAAAGATGGCGTAGTCGTTCTGGGAGATGCTTAATGCCCGTCGGAAGTTGGCTTCGGCGATGGGTTCCAGGATCATGGCCAGCAGCAGCGGCGGCAGGGGGAAGTCGCACTTGGTCATCAGATAGCCCACTGTGCCGAATACCGCCACCACCAGCAGGTCAAAGGTGGAATTGTTCACTGCATAGCCGCCCACCGCGCAGAGCGTGACCACGATGGGCATGAGCACACCGCCGGGAATGGCCGTGATCTTGTTGGCCCCGCGCACGGCAATAAGCCCGCAGACCAGCATCAGCACATTGGCGATGATGAAGGCCGAGAAAATGCCGTACACCGTGACCGGATGCTCTACAAAAAGCAGCGGGCCGGGCGTCAGGCCCTGGATCATCAACGCGCCCAGCATAATGGCGGTGATGATGTCGCCGGGCACGCCCAGGGTCAGAAGGGGGATCAGCGCGCCGCCGCAGACGGCGTTGTTGGAGGATTCCGTGGCGGCGATGCCCTCCAGGCAGCCCTTGCCGTACATTTCCGGCGTCTTGGAGTGGCGCTTGGCCTCGGAGTAGGCGAAAAAGGTGGCCGCGCTCACGCCGGTGGCCGGAATGATCCCGATGACCGTGCCGATGGCCGAGGAGCGCAGAAAGTTCACGGCATTGCCGGTAAGCTCTTTTAAGGAAAGGCCGCGCCTGGATATCTTGCTTTCCTTGAGCGATACGCCCCGGACAACGTCCTCCACGGTCACCAGCACCTGGGACATGGCGAACAGGCCCACCAGCACCGGCACCAGTGACAGGCCGTTGAAGAGATCCGGAATATCGAAGGTATTGCGCATGTCGCCGGTGACCGGGTCCAGGCCGA is a genomic window containing:
- a CDS encoding tripartite tricarboxylate transporter substrate binding protein — protein: MITLMRLFRAALTTCALLLPLSPGMARAAYPDRPVNIIIPFGPGGAVDIAARILAEYFQTKHNITLNILCKAGGAGAPAMLEVAKARPDGYTYGFPSVTTFSTTPQVKATGYNIKDFRTVAQVSVMWLSLAVNADSPIKDFKGLIEAAKANPGKYNYASHGALSTQRLFMTLLLKQFPDVTLPHVAYTSGHDVSTALLGRHVTSGFGVTINQKPYVLSGDFRMIGVSSPERLPEFPDVPTFAEQLGNKELTLGSAHGLLAPRRVPDDRVETMQNLIKEALADPGVQAKFAKAGLSTDYLSAKEFQQVLDKSWQTIGTIMKENKFN
- a CDS encoding M20/M25/M40 family metallo-hydrolase, whose protein sequence is MELAQWKEKLDAWFNDKEPEMFALLERIVNMDSFSHDGGDVNKLGETLAAWMAGAGFQTAMLPKRPSPPDEAWMDALGNVFCARSHAEEAGPGVAFIGHMDTVFPAGTAAARPFRLDRAADRATGPGILDMKAGLVINMFVARALKELDLMPVPMTLTFSPDEELGSPSTTPLLGQVLNGAHAVLCTEPGYPGGGVSVERKGSGHFLLEIQGKSAHAGRNYEEGASAVLELAHKILAFNEHLDLADGTTVNTGLISGGISANSVAPNARARIHCTFRTLEAGRKLVEDIRADVAKTWIPGTVSSASGGMRLYPLTPTPKVQALWQLVRQAGEVLEYPVRCIRSKGAAESGYCSSILDLPVVCSLGPEGTGLHADDEYITPSTFLPRAKLVALAALQAARVFDASPPRAISK
- a CDS encoding tripartite tricarboxylate transporter permease, which codes for MFANILDGIMSALSLSALLANLMGVALGIIFGALPGLTAAMGVALLIPLTFGMAPVDAFSALLGMYCGAIYGGCITAILVGTPGTVSAAATMLEGPALTARGESRKALDMATIASFIGGIFSALALVSVAPLLARAAMSFSAPEYFAVAVFGLTIVASLSSGHLIKGLISACVGLFLATIGLDPVTGDMRNTFDIPDLFNGLSLVPVLVGLFAMSQVLVTVEDVVRGVSLKESKISRRGLSLKELTGNAVNFLRSSAIGTVIGIIPATGVSAATFFAYSEAKRHSKTPEMYGKGCLEGIAATESSNNAVCGGALIPLLTLGVPGDIITAIMLGALMIQGLTPGPLLFVEHPVTVYGIFSAFIIANVLMLVCGLIAVRGANKITAIPGGVLMPIVVTLCAVGGYAVNNSTFDLLVVAVFGTVGYLMTKCDFPLPPLLLAMILEPIAEANFRRALSISQNDYAIFYTSPVACIVLGLSLFVLVKSVYDDIRASRKNPRQS
- a CDS encoding ABC transporter substrate-binding protein produces the protein MKITTGVVIFCLAVLTLFCGSRAALAAAAPVPMKTAWLGENEAFAVWYAKKHGWDREVGLDVSMLRFGSGKAIVEGILAYDWAVAGCGAVPALTAALNDRLDIIAVANDESLANALYVRADSPILKVKGANPAFPEIYGDRASVAKKLILCPKATSAHYLMTAWLKALGLSEKDVRVRYMDPTPALGAFSGGLGDAVALWAPLTYEAEQKGFKAAALSNHCGVSQPVLLVANRAYADKYPQRIEAFLKMYFRAVDMLRATPPENLAADYSRFFKEWTGLELTPEQAVQDLKAHPVFTLNEQLALFNAAQGKSKLQTWLGDIAAFYESIGSVREADRPRLERMNAVTDVYLKAISPKP